Proteins encoded by one window of Cannabis sativa cultivar Pink pepper isolate KNU-18-1 chromosome 4, ASM2916894v1, whole genome shotgun sequence:
- the LOC133037314 gene encoding uncharacterized protein LOC133037314, with protein MAPELILPLAEHFPGRITYRGNGYFASIKAKFEAFNLTERVKETPFGVFWNANELKFSGVIVHQLLLRKMKVTEVKNDEVWFYVGKTEARFGRSEFGLITGLKMSGGPSTEELTTLCESDRILRDYLNNAKRVTFKTLWLAFEACDVADDVYKLGLCAFVEGVLLSRAEGVYIWSDMLKLVENEEKFFEYPWGLLSYQKLLSSTAKSMTDLRKNYLDKSTKDKKKGKKEKKITQPEAKYNVYGYAPALQYWAFEVMQDLGKKHGQCRGTRFPRMLNWSTPNTVTKHDVKQPDVATLFEKRMVVLQILYPRNWEVDYWKSNCEGEVPTVEMGLDEVEETQVGAQDSTAFQTQAERVADYVKKSKIISPSPPKEAPDASTSATVPPTPATVPPSSAPANDSNYLLLAKRLEKVEAQQVAILTAQTEMKADFKRSQKEMKNLIMDQIATVISLLQKQPSEPTQPSGPAQQSDPTYPSDTAEPLQTVHPSPPTYDDDDDVYPEDWQPDACDVPSTPANAIVISLGDTESQDVEELQGPPDGVEFCRLRRKRKPVFLNDYTAGKKKQRHGPVVVDTLKPADARLLKFFQKWITYARDNGRPRDVHTGEATRSWFVKLMVLNEWLEDDQIDAMAHLLRRRRTLYPEVYTRKGVVLDTSAPQFFSMFWNMCEGDRSKMKWDEGVMSYVQGISHRYLPCWEKQEYIYFVLHLPKERHWVAVEVDIENWEIIVYDSDIGATVEAAMESYLKP; from the exons ATGGCTCCAGAACTCATTCTCCCCTTGGCTGAGCATTTTCCTGGGCGTATCACTTACCGCGGAAATGGGTACTTTGCTTCTATTAAAGCAAAGTTTGAAGCCTTTAACCTGACCGAGAGGGTGAAGGAAACTCCTTTTGGAGTTTTTTGGAATGCGAATGAACTGAAATTCTCCGGGGTGATTGTGCATCAACTACTGTTGAGGAAAATGAAAGTGACTGAGGTGAAGAATGATGAAGTGTGGTTTTACGTGGGTAAAACCGAGGCCAGATTTGGAAGGTCTGAGTTTGGATTGATCACGGGACTGAAGATGAGCGGTGGCCCCTCGACTGAAGAATTGACTACACTATGTGAGTCTGATCGGATATTGCGGGACTACCTTAATAATGCCAAACGGGTCACTTTCAAAACCCTTTGGCTAGCTTTTGAGGCGTGCGATGTGGCCGACGACGTGTACAAGCTGGGGCTGTGTGCATTTGTTGAAGGAGTGCTACTATCAAGGGCTGAGGGTGTTTATATATGGTCGGATATGCTGAAGTTAGTAGAAAACGAGGAGAAGTTCTTCGAATATCCGTGGGGCCTTCTTTCATATCAGAAGTTGTTGTCATCCACAGCCAAAAGTATGACTGACCTGAGGAAGAACTACCTTGATAAATCTACTAAGGAtaagaagaaagggaagaagGAGAAAAAAATTACTCAACCAGAGGCGAAGTACAATGTCTACGGATATGCACCGGCGCTACAATACTGGGCCTTTGAGGTGATGCAAGATTTGGGGAAGAAGCACGGGCAGTGCAGAGGGACTAGATTCCCTCGAATGTTGAATTGGAGCACCCCCAACACAGTTACGAAACATGATGTCAAGCAACCTGATGTCGCTACCCTATTCGAGAAAAGG ATGGTTGTTCTTCAAATTCTGTATCCTAGGAATTGGGAGGTGGACTATTGGAAGAGCAATTGTGAGGGTGAGGTCCCCACGGTGGAAATGGGGTTGGATGAGGTCGAAGAAACGCAAGTCGGGGCGCAAGATTCGACCGCATTCCagacccaagccgaacgggtgGCGGATTATGTGAAAAAGTCCAAAATTATTTCACCATCCCCACCCAAAGAAGCACCAGACGCCTCCACATCTGCCACCGTGCCCCCAACGCCTGCCACTGTGCCCCCAAGCTCTGCTCCAGCCAACGACTCCAACTACCTCTTGTTGGCTAAGAGGTTGGAGAAGGTAGAAGCGCAACAAGTTGCGATTCTGACTGCGCAGACTGAGATGAAGGCTGACTTCAAGAGAAGTCAGAAAGAGATGAAGAATCTTATCATGGATCAAATTGCGACCGTGATAAGTTTGTTACAGAAGCAGCCTTCGGAGCCGACACAACCATCAGGGCCGGCACAGCAATCAGACCCCACATATCCATCAGACACGGCAGAGCCATTACAGACGGTACATCCATCACCGCCGacatatgatgatgatgatgatgtctaCCCAGAAGATTGGCAACCTGACGCATGTGACGTTCCTTCTACTCCTGCAAACGCCATTGTCATTTCGCTGGGTGATACTGAATCTCAGGATGTGGAAGAGTTGCAGGGGCCACCAGATGGAGTGGAGTTCTGTAGGCTTAGGCGAAAGCGCAAGCCGGTTTTCTTGAATGACTACACTGCTGGGAAGAAGAAACAACGACATGGGCCCGTGGTAGTAGACACCCTGAAACCGGCGGACGCCCGGCTGTTAAAATTTTTCCAGAAGTGGATCACTTATGCTAGGGACAATGGCCGTCCTAGGGATGTTCACACTGGCGAAGCCACTAGATCGTGGTTCGTGAAGTTGATGGTGCTGAACGAATGGCTCGAAGATGAT CAAATTGATGCCATGGCGCACTTGTTGAGAAGAAGACGGACCCTGTACCCAGAAGTCTACACCCGAAAAGGTGTAGTTTTGGACACATCTGCTCCACAGTTCTTTTCCATGTTTTGGAATATGTGTGAGGGTGACAGGAGCAAGATGAAATGGGATGAGGGCGTCATGAGTTACGTGCAGGGGATATCGCACAGATACTTGCCATGTTGGGAGAAGCAGGAGTACATATACTTTGTATTGCACCTTCCCAAAGAGCGCCACTGGGTGGCAGTTGAGGTGGATATCGAGAACTGGGAGATCATTGTATATGATTCTGATATCGGTGCCACCGTTGAGGCAGCCATGGAGTCATATTTGAAGCCTTAG
- the LOC133037083 gene encoding uncharacterized protein LOC133037083, translated as MTIISDQHKSIEKAVTIVYPNIFRGACIFHLLNNIKVNFRIHGEDLTLNFVKAAKTYNTKSFEGYMSELDKIDSRIRPYLQRIGYKYWSRCHCPTRRYTMMTSNIAESINLAILATRTLPITTMMESLRSLVQKWVWTNGNEAHGTFTKVSTVKEKILRDNFIQARKYEVTPVTTILHQVNVLEKGKFLVNLLDKTCECNRFQQDEIPCAHAIAVFSKRGLRVYDYVADYYKTDEMKATYDTTVNPLPNESEWTLPESLEMIVLPPNTKKRAGRPRRRRISSKGEPKVQLKCGRCKKTGHNRKTCTNPALPPKQQEPKQPRRKKAKTQQE; from the exons ATGACAATCATCTCAGACCAGCACAAAAGCATAGAGAAAGCAGTAACAATTGTCTACCCAAACATATTCCGTGGAGCATGCATATTCCACTTGCTAAACAATATTAAGGTCAATTTTAGAATACACGGGGAAGATCTTACATTAAACTTTGTCAAAGCCGCCAAGACATACAACACGAAATCATTTGAAGGATACATGTCAGAACTCGACAAAATAGACAGCAGAATCAGACCTTATCTTCAGAGAATAGGATACAAATATTGGAGTAGATGCCACTGCCCGACCAGAAGGTACACAATGATGACATCCAACATAGCTGAGTCGATAAATTTAGCAATACTTGCTACAAGAACACTGCCTATCACTACAATGATGGAGAGTCTTCGAAGTTTGGTACAAAAATGGGTTTGGACAAACGGCAACGAAGCACATGGAACATTCACCAAAGTTTCAACAGTGAAAGAAAAAATACTCAGAGACAACTTTATTCAAGCAAGAAAATATGAG GTTACACCAGTCACAACTATACTCCACCAAGTGAATGTGCTAGAGAAAGGGAAATTCCTAGTCAATTTACTAGACAAAACATGTGAATGTAACCGGTTCCAGCAAGATGAAATCCCATGTGCTCATGCAATAGCTGTATTCTCGAAACGAGGATTGCGAGTTTACGACTATGTTGCGGACTACTACAAAACTGACGAAATGAAAGCAACATATGACACAACAGTGAACCCATTACCAAATGAAAGTGAGTGGACACTGCCTGAGAGCTTGGAAATGATAGTCCTACCCCCAAACACAAAAAAGAGAGCAGGGAGACCTAGGAGGAGAAGAATAAGTTCAAAAGGAGAGCCAAAGGTACAACTAAAGTGTGGACGTTGCAAGAAGACAGGGCACAACAGAAAAACATGCACTAATCCAGCTCTACCACCAAAGCAACAAGAACCAAAACAACCAAGGCGCAAGAAAGCAAAGACACAACAAGAATAA